A genomic segment from Glycine soja cultivar W05 chromosome 18, ASM419377v2, whole genome shotgun sequence encodes:
- the LOC114394426 gene encoding uncharacterized protein LOC114394426 isoform X1, translated as MPIFSATLGSFTSISSSFLSQSHLSPFVKTPCQWQHHYHTAKVLVSASGNTQIDQNPDSGLLQRPTPPDPLDDARQARRSSDWKAAKTYQDSKVIYNGRVEGFNSGGLLVRFYSVMGFLPFPQLSPVHASKEPEKSIQEIAQGLIGSIMSVKVILADEDNKKLIFSEKEAAWSKYSKQVNVGDIFEVRVGYVEDYGAFVHLRFPDGLYHLTGLIHVSEVSWDLIQDVRDILKVGDEVRAKVVGIDWGKSRINLSIRQLEEDPLLETLDKVIPQDGSADPDSMSGGDSGSIEPLPGLETILEELLQEDGIYDVRISRQGFEKRVVSQDLQLWLSNAPPTNQRFTLLARAGRQVQEIHLTTSLDQEGIRRALQRVLERVP; from the exons ATGCCCATCTTCTCTGCAACGTTGGGCTCCTTCACTTCCATCTCCTCCTCCTTCCTCTCACAGTCACACCTTTCTCCTTTCGTGAAGACACCTTGCCAATGGCAGCATCACTATCACACTGCTAAAGTCTTGGTCTCTGCCTCTGGCAATACCCAAATTGACCAAAATCCCGACTCTGGACTTCTTCAACGCCCTACTCCTCCAGACCCACTCGATGACGCTCGTCAGGCTCGG AGATCGTCAGATTGGAAGGCTGCAAAGACATATCAAGATAGTAAAGTCATTTATAATGGTAGGGTTGAAGGTTTTAATTCTGGAGGCCTGCTGGTTCGGTTTTATTCTGTTATGGGCTTTCTCCCATTCCCACAATTGAGTCCAGTGCATGCTTCTAAAG AACCAGAGAAATCTATCCAAGAAATTGCACAAGGCTTAATTGGTTCAATCATGTCGGTGAAg GTAATTCTAGCAGATGAGGATAACAAGAAATTGATCTTCTCTGAAAAGGAAGCTGCCTGGTCCAAATATTCAAAACAGGTCAATGTAGGGGACATTTTTGAAGTAAGAGTTGGTTATGTTGAGGACTATGGTGCTTTTGTTCATTTGCGCTTCCCTGACG GTCTTTATCACCTTACTGGACTAATACACGTCTCAGAAGTGTCATGGGATCTAATTCAGGATGTCAGAGATATCTTAAAAGTAGGTGATGAAGTGAGGGCCAAAGTTGTTGGTATTGATTG GGGAAAATCAAGGATTAACCTATCAATTAGACAGCTAGAAGAAGATCCACTCTTAGAAACTCTGGACAAAGTAATACCTCAG GATGGTTCAGCTGATCCTGATTCTATGAGTGGTGGTGATAGCGGTAGCATTGAGCCTCTTCCAGGGCTTGAAACAATCCTTGAAGAGCTACTACAGGAAGATGG AATATATGACGTAAGAATCAGCCGTCAAGGGTTTGAAAAAAGAGTGGTCTCGCAAGACTTGCAGCTTTGGCTTTCTAAT GCACCTCCCACGAACCAAAGGTTTACTCTACTTGCCCGGGCTGGAAGACAG GTGCAGGAGATACATCTCACTACATCCCTTGATCAGGAAGGTATCAGGAGGGCATTACAACGAGTATTGGAGCGTGTCCCCTGA
- the LOC114394426 gene encoding uncharacterized protein LOC114394426 isoform X2, which yields MGFLPFPQLSPVHASKEPEKSIQEIAQGLIGSIMSVKVILADEDNKKLIFSEKEAAWSKYSKQVNVGDIFEVRVGYVEDYGAFVHLRFPDGLYHLTGLIHVSEVSWDLIQDVRDILKVGDEVRAKVVGIDWGKSRINLSIRQLEEDPLLETLDKVIPQDGSADPDSMSGGDSGSIEPLPGLETILEELLQEDGIYDVRISRQGFEKRVVSQDLQLWLSNAPPTNQRFTLLARAGRQVQEIHLTTSLDQEGIRRALQRVLERVP from the exons ATGGGCTTTCTCCCATTCCCACAATTGAGTCCAGTGCATGCTTCTAAAG AACCAGAGAAATCTATCCAAGAAATTGCACAAGGCTTAATTGGTTCAATCATGTCGGTGAAg GTAATTCTAGCAGATGAGGATAACAAGAAATTGATCTTCTCTGAAAAGGAAGCTGCCTGGTCCAAATATTCAAAACAGGTCAATGTAGGGGACATTTTTGAAGTAAGAGTTGGTTATGTTGAGGACTATGGTGCTTTTGTTCATTTGCGCTTCCCTGACG GTCTTTATCACCTTACTGGACTAATACACGTCTCAGAAGTGTCATGGGATCTAATTCAGGATGTCAGAGATATCTTAAAAGTAGGTGATGAAGTGAGGGCCAAAGTTGTTGGTATTGATTG GGGAAAATCAAGGATTAACCTATCAATTAGACAGCTAGAAGAAGATCCACTCTTAGAAACTCTGGACAAAGTAATACCTCAG GATGGTTCAGCTGATCCTGATTCTATGAGTGGTGGTGATAGCGGTAGCATTGAGCCTCTTCCAGGGCTTGAAACAATCCTTGAAGAGCTACTACAGGAAGATGG AATATATGACGTAAGAATCAGCCGTCAAGGGTTTGAAAAAAGAGTGGTCTCGCAAGACTTGCAGCTTTGGCTTTCTAAT GCACCTCCCACGAACCAAAGGTTTACTCTACTTGCCCGGGCTGGAAGACAG GTGCAGGAGATACATCTCACTACATCCCTTGATCAGGAAGGTATCAGGAGGGCATTACAACGAGTATTGGAGCGTGTCCCCTGA